In Methanobrevibacter olleyae, the following are encoded in one genomic region:
- a CDS encoding UDP-glucose dehydrogenase family protein has translation MHITVIGTGYVGLVTGACFSKMGHKVYCVDIDEGKINGLKKGVLPIFEPHLGTMVINAQEKGDLIFTTNIKEALDDSNIIFIAVGTPMSKDGSANLDYIFSAATDIANNISKDSLVVIKSTVPIGTGFKVRDHIESILEDRGSSIKIDIASNPEFLKEGRAIEDCLHPDRVVIGAEREEVFDILKDLYYSFVLNHDRFVLMDVKSSEMTKYVANAMLATKISFMNEIANICEVTGANVQQVRLGIGSDRRIGYDFIYAGCGYGGSCFPKDVQALINTSKSHGYYPRILSDVEEVNNNQKMVLVNKVVDRFGDDLEGFTLSIWGLSFKPGTDDVREATSIVVISELIKKGAKIKAYDPQASEEFKKAISDEYLSSIEFVENRYDALDNSDGLILITEWKEFRYPDLDLLEEKLNQKVIFDGRNIYDKKIEKQGFELFQIGC, from the coding sequence ATGCATATAACTGTAATTGGAACTGGTTATGTTGGGCTTGTTACTGGAGCTTGTTTTTCTAAAATGGGTCATAAAGTTTATTGTGTAGATATTGATGAAGGAAAAATTAATGGGCTTAAAAAAGGAGTTTTGCCTATTTTTGAACCTCATTTAGGAACCATGGTTATCAATGCTCAAGAAAAAGGAGATTTAATTTTTACTACTAATATTAAAGAGGCTTTAGATGATTCAAATATTATTTTTATAGCAGTTGGAACTCCTATGTCTAAGGATGGTAGTGCTAATTTGGATTATATTTTCTCAGCTGCAACAGATATTGCTAATAATATTTCAAAAGATTCATTAGTTGTTATAAAATCAACTGTTCCTATTGGTACTGGTTTTAAAGTTAGAGACCATATTGAAAGTATACTTGAAGATAGGGGCTCTTCTATTAAGATAGATATTGCATCTAATCCAGAGTTTTTAAAAGAGGGAAGAGCTATCGAAGATTGCCTACATCCAGATAGGGTTGTTATTGGTGCTGAAAGAGAGGAAGTTTTTGATATTTTAAAAGATTTATATTATTCATTTGTTCTTAATCATGATAGGTTTGTTTTAATGGATGTTAAGTCTTCTGAAATGACCAAATATGTTGCAAATGCAATGCTTGCAACTAAAATATCCTTTATGAATGAGATTGCAAATATTTGTGAAGTAACAGGTGCTAATGTTCAGCAGGTGCGTTTAGGGATTGGATCAGATAGGAGAATAGGTTATGATTTTATTTATGCTGGATGTGGATATGGTGGAAGTTGTTTCCCTAAGGATGTTCAAGCTTTAATTAATACCTCAAAGTCACATGGATATTATCCAAGGATTTTATCAGATGTGGAAGAGGTTAATAATAATCAAAAGATGGTCTTAGTAAATAAGGTAGTTGATAGGTTTGGTGATGATTTAGAAGGTTTCACTTTAAGTATTTGGGGCCTTTCATTCAAACCAGGTACTGATGATGTACGTGAAGCTACATCAATCGTTGTAATTTCAGAACTTATTAAAAAAGGTGCAAAGATTAAAGCATATGATCCTCAAGCAAGTGAAGAATTTAAAAAAGCTATTAGTGATGAGTATTTAAGTTCTATTGAATTTGTTGAAAATAGGTATGATGCTTTAGATAATTCTGATGGACTCATTCTAATTACTGAATGGAAAGAATTTAGATATCCGGATTTAGATTTACTTGAAGAGAAATTAAATCAAAAAGTTATCTTTGATGGAAGAAATATTTATGATAAAAAAATAGAAAAACAAGGTTTTGAATTATTCCAGATTGGATGTTAA
- a CDS encoding uracil-xanthine permease family protein encodes MSGNDMIYDLRDKPPIVEWILLSLQRLCAIFGATILVPIVVNTTVGEAVLSVPVALITSGIGTIIYVICTKGKSPVYLGSSFAFIAPMIAGFALGGKSSIFSALMVVGLVYVAISLIIRVTGNNWINKLLPPVIVGPMIMVIGLCLAPTAIQEIGLDQAVVSWKNIVVALVAFLTTAVIAIRGRGVLKVIPFLIGIIVSYIVAAFLGMVDFSGFYAAHLFEVPGFYMPFVNYDFNPVALLTIVPIAIVTIVEHIGDHKVLGEIIDRDLIEDPGLNWTLLGDGLATFVAALFGGPANTTYGENTSVVGLTRVASIYVIVLTAIFAVIFAFSGHLTALLAAMPNPVIGGVAILLYGFIAVNGVKILIQEDVDFNNNKNIVVAATMLVLGLGGATLSIASGDLSVSISGMALAAIVGVILNLIIPEREE; translated from the coding sequence ATGAGTGGAAATGATATGATTTATGATTTAAGAGATAAGCCACCTATTGTAGAGTGGATTTTATTGTCTCTTCAACGTCTATGTGCTATTTTTGGTGCTACAATTTTAGTACCAATTGTAGTAAATACTACTGTTGGTGAAGCTGTGTTGTCTGTTCCAGTTGCTTTAATCACTTCTGGGATAGGTACTATTATTTATGTAATTTGTACAAAGGGTAAAAGTCCAGTATATTTGGGAAGTTCATTTGCATTTATTGCTCCTATGATTGCAGGATTTGCACTTGGTGGCAAATCAAGTATTTTCTCTGCTTTAATGGTTGTAGGTTTAGTATATGTAGCAATATCCTTAATTATTAGAGTTACTGGCAATAATTGGATTAATAAACTATTACCTCCTGTTATTGTAGGTCCTATGATTATGGTTATTGGGCTTTGCTTAGCTCCAACTGCTATTCAAGAAATAGGTCTTGACCAAGCTGTTGTAAGCTGGAAAAACATTGTAGTGGCTCTTGTAGCATTTCTAACAACAGCTGTCATTGCTATTCGTGGTAGGGGAGTATTAAAAGTTATTCCTTTCTTAATAGGTATTATTGTATCTTATATTGTAGCGGCTTTCTTAGGTATGGTTGATTTCTCAGGATTCTATGCAGCTCATCTATTTGAAGTACCTGGATTTTACATGCCATTTGTAAATTATGACTTTAATCCAGTTGCTCTTTTAACAATTGTTCCAATTGCTATTGTAACTATAGTGGAACATATTGGAGACCATAAGGTATTAGGGGAAATTATTGATAGGGACTTAATTGAAGATCCCGGTTTAAACTGGACGCTTCTCGGTGATGGTCTTGCCACATTTGTAGCAGCTCTTTTTGGCGGTCCTGCAAACACTACTTATGGTGAGAACACTTCTGTTGTAGGTTTAACTAGGGTGGCATCTATTTATGTTATTGTTTTAACTGCAATCTTTGCAGTTATCTTTGCATTTTCTGGACATTTAACTGCACTTCTTGCAGCTATGCCTAACCCAGTTATTGGTGGTGTAGCTATTCTTCTTTATGGATTTATTGCAGTAAATGGGGTTAAAATATTAATTCAAGAGGATGTCGATTTTAATAATAATAAAAACATCGTTGTTGCAGCTACTATGTTAGTTTTAGGTTTAGGTGGAGCTACCTTATCTATTGCAAGTGGTGATTTATCTGTATCTATTTCAGGTATGGCTCTTGCAGCAATTGTTGGTGTTATTTTAAACTTAATCATTCCAGAAAGAGAAGAATGA
- a CDS encoding cupin domain-containing protein: MLIDFNEISEITIANMNGGEGNVIAKMEVNEYGRFIQTIIPSNSSIGLHKQESNDDINFIVSGEGIAICDGVEEILMAGTCHICPKGSIHSIINNGDENLVFFTVVPK, translated from the coding sequence ATGTTAATTGATTTTAATGAAATTTCAGAAATTACAATTGCTAATATGAATGGTGGAGAAGGAAACGTCATTGCTAAAATGGAGGTAAATGAATATGGTAGGTTTATTCAAACTATTATTCCATCTAATTCTTCAATTGGTCTTCATAAACAAGAATCTAATGATGATATTAATTTTATAGTTTCAGGAGAAGGAATTGCAATTTGTGATGGTGTAGAAGAGATTTTAATGGCTGGAACTTGTCATATTTGTCCAAAAGGTTCTATTCATTCAATTATAAATAATGGGGATGAAAATTTAGTATTTTTTACAGTTGTTCCAAAATAA
- a CDS encoding GNAT family N-acetyltransferase, with the protein MPELTFRQEREEDVPLILEFIKKLADYEHRLDEVIATEEALKYWIFDKKQAEVIFALEDGKEIGFAFFFLSFSTYIANVNMHLEDLFIDPDYRGKGYGKALLRELAKIVKERAYGRFEWTCLNWNQDSIDFYLSIGAEKKDWNVFHFTGEALDDFVNEK; encoded by the coding sequence GTGCCAGAATTAACATTTAGACAAGAAAGAGAAGAGGATGTTCCACTAATTTTAGAATTTATTAAAAAATTAGCAGATTACGAACATAGATTGGATGAAGTAATAGCTACTGAAGAAGCATTAAAATATTGGATTTTTGATAAAAAACAAGCGGAAGTAATATTTGCTCTTGAAGATGGAAAAGAAATAGGGTTTGCATTTTTCTTCTTAAGTTTTTCAACTTATATTGCTAATGTTAATATGCATTTAGAGGATCTCTTTATTGACCCTGACTATCGTGGAAAAGGATATGGTAAAGCATTACTTAGAGAACTTGCTAAAATTGTAAAGGAAAGAGCATATGGCAGATTTGAATGGACCTGTCTTAACTGGAATCAGGATAGTATTGACTTTTATTTATCAATTGGAGCAGAAAAGAAAGATTGGAATGTTTTTCACTTTACAGGAGAAGCTTTAGATGATTTTGTTAATGAAAAATAG
- a CDS encoding MGMT family protein, translated as MAPKTFNEKLNDSKDMPKVINIEDEKSIKHYGGENMLIAPPLEYNEIMDKIPNGKVITISEIREFLAKKHNAEFTCPMTAGIFISLAAQASEEREDDKIPFWRTLKKDGELNPKYPRGIEYQKEMLEKEGHSFIKKGRKNIKYFVENYEDKLFNLE; from the coding sequence ATGGCTCCCAAGACTTTTAATGAAAAACTAAATGATTCAAAGGATATGCCTAAGGTTATAAATATTGAAGATGAAAAATCTATAAAACATTATGGTGGAGAAAACATGTTAATTGCACCACCATTAGAGTATAATGAAATTATGGATAAAATTCCTAATGGAAAAGTAATAACTATCAGTGAAATTAGGGAATTTTTAGCAAAAAAGCATAATGCTGAATTTACATGTCCAATGACAGCAGGAATATTCATTTCTTTAGCTGCCCAAGCAAGCGAAGAAAGAGAGGATGATAAAATACCATTTTGGAGAACTCTTAAAAAAGATGGTGAATTAAACCCAAAATATCCTAGAGGAATAGAATATCAAAAAGAAATGCTTGAAAAGGAAGGGCATAGCTTTATTAAAAAAGGAAGAAAGAACATTAAGTATTTTGTTGAAAATTATGAAGATAAATTATTTAATTTAGAGTAA
- a CDS encoding glycosyltransferase, which produces MRILVVQESDWLKRNPHQQHHLMDRMVLRGHEVKVIDYPIDWPKDDSKGFIFHREIHDNISKVKQEANIQVIRPSFIKKPGLNYISLYFTHRNEIKNQIEDFKPDLIMALGLLNAYTGSKLAKKYNIPFVYYLIDVLYALIPEKTFRSFGKKINMKAIDNSDLVITINQKLSELAIELGAKDENTILIDAGIDLKDFNPELDDSNIRLEYNIAPDDIVLFFMGWIYEFAGMKELAIELGKNKEKYQNMKILIVGDGDAYDKMIKIKKEYNLDNQLILTGKQPYEKIPEFLASADFCLLPAYIDEDIMQDIVPIKLYEYLAMEKVVIATELPGISKEFGYGNGIEYVQKAEEVLETAQKIVDEGRYEEISKKGREYVKSNDWEAITDKFENALNDLIKYYN; this is translated from the coding sequence ATGAGAATTTTAGTAGTTCAGGAATCTGATTGGTTAAAGAGAAATCCTCATCAACAGCATCATTTGATGGATAGGATGGTTTTAAGAGGACATGAGGTTAAAGTTATTGATTATCCTATTGATTGGCCTAAAGATGATTCAAAAGGATTCATTTTCCATAGAGAGATTCATGATAATATTTCAAAAGTAAAACAAGAAGCAAATATTCAAGTTATTCGCCCAAGTTTTATAAAAAAACCAGGATTAAATTATATATCTTTGTATTTCACTCATAGAAACGAGATTAAAAATCAGATTGAAGATTTTAAACCTGATCTTATTATGGCTTTAGGGTTATTGAATGCTTATACTGGCTCTAAATTAGCTAAAAAATACAATATTCCCTTTGTGTATTATCTCATTGATGTTTTATATGCATTAATTCCTGAAAAAACATTCCGATCTTTTGGTAAAAAGATTAATATGAAAGCTATTGATAATTCTGATTTAGTAATTACAATAAATCAAAAATTATCTGAGTTAGCTATTGAATTAGGTGCTAAAGATGAAAATACAATTTTAATTGATGCAGGAATTGATTTAAAGGATTTCAATCCAGAACTTGATGATTCTAATATAAGATTGGAATATAATATAGCTCCTGATGATATTGTTTTATTCTTTATGGGATGGATTTATGAATTTGCTGGAATGAAAGAATTAGCAATTGAACTTGGAAAGAATAAAGAAAAGTATCAGAACATGAAGATTCTTATTGTAGGTGATGGAGATGCTTATGATAAGATGATTAAGATAAAAAAAGAATATAATCTTGACAATCAGTTAATTCTTACAGGAAAGCAACCTTATGAAAAAATACCAGAATTTTTAGCTTCTGCTGATTTTTGCCTTCTTCCTGCATATATCGATGAAGATATTATGCAAGATATTGTACCAATTAAACTTTATGAGTATTTAGCTATGGAAAAGGTAGTTATAGCAACAGAACTTCCAGGTATTTCTAAAGAATTTGGATATGGTAATGGTATTGAATATGTTCAAAAGGCAGAAGAAGTTTTAGAAACTGCTCAAAAGATAGTTGATGAAGGTAGATATGAGGAGATTTCTAAAAAAGGAAGAGAATATGTTAAATCAAATGATTGGGAAGCAATAACTGATAAATTTGAAAATGCTTTAAATGATTTGATAAAATACTATAACTGA
- a CDS encoding LOG family protein, protein MRICLYGAGSNKIDKNYVDISYKLGEEIAKRKHDLVFGGGDTGVMGAVSKGVINKNGKVLGIAPEWMEEFEGICKECDKFIYTSTMDERKNLFLKHSDAFIIAPGGLGTLDEFFEIVTLKKLKVHNKPIVLFNINHFYDSLLKMIDFMIKEKTIPEDDRKLIEVCYSIEETLNYIEEEY, encoded by the coding sequence ATGAGAATTTGTCTTTATGGTGCTGGAAGCAATAAAATTGATAAAAATTATGTAGATATATCATATAAATTAGGTGAAGAAATAGCAAAAAGAAAGCATGACCTTGTATTTGGTGGTGGAGATACCGGAGTCATGGGAGCTGTTTCTAAAGGTGTAATCAATAAAAATGGAAAAGTTTTAGGAATCGCACCTGAATGGATGGAAGAATTTGAAGGAATTTGTAAAGAATGTGATAAATTTATTTATACTTCTACAATGGATGAAAGAAAAAACTTATTTTTAAAACATTCTGATGCTTTTATAATTGCTCCAGGAGGATTAGGCACATTAGACGAATTTTTTGAAATTGTTACATTGAAGAAATTAAAGGTTCATAATAAGCCTATAGTTCTATTTAATATTAATCATTTTTATGATAGTTTACTTAAAATGATTGATTTTATGATAAAAGAAAAAACAATTCCTGAAGATGATAGAAAATTAATTGAAGTATGCTATTCAATAGAAGAAACCCTGAACTATATTGAAGAAGAATATTGA
- the hdrA gene encoding ferredoxin:CoB-CoM heterodisulfide reductase subunit HdrA, with product MTKDLKVGVFLCHCGGNISDIVNIDDIKSTLDVDVVEEFENLCSLNGRKIIRDAIFEHDLNRVVVAACSPISHEKTFQDYVQPLNPYLMDMANIREQCSWIHEDSEKATNKSINLINASIEKVKQAEAIDSIHCQTPDAVAVIGGGIAGMNAALSLAKQGIKVTIIEQSPSIGGNMAKIGKVFSPVKIAEECGMCLLNPVVNEIVWNDNIEIITNAKVVDALRRAGNYNLIIEQSPRYVDSERCITCGKCAKACEVEVPDNWNDGLSMRKAIYRPFGQSYPQSYVIDSNSCIKCGKCIKECSMKAINLRDKSEKIPLNVGSVIIATGHQLFNLDNRPEYSYQRYDDIITQSELGRITGVNGPTKGKLVKSNGEVPKRVVMIQCVGSRDEKPGGHRYCSKVCCTVALKNANIIKHKHPETDVLICYTDMRTPGMFEKYYKHTQENEVRFVRGRPGEVVKKGDNFIVRVEDTLKNEYLEIEADMVVLSTAMEASEGTKEIADILDISKTEDLFIKEAHPKIKPVATDVKGVFVCGTAQSPKDITDSIMQANAAAAKVSEYIHTGIEIEPFIGVIDDEKCVLCGNCIHTCKFKAMSIEDESIYIDPMSCSGCGKCMYACDNHAITINGNIDEKIFATIEGALKNKKYDERRILVFLDQIGYTAADNIGVNRLSYPDSIYIIKVHSVNRVRPRHILFALENGADGIFIGEYPGDLMYDEVERKIDNLKDRISNDGGNPDRIAFSKVYIPYFTGLAKKLNDFDNKIKSLNDMEII from the coding sequence GTGACTAAAGATTTAAAAGTAGGAGTGTTTTTATGTCATTGTGGAGGCAATATTTCAGATATAGTTAATATTGATGATATAAAATCAACTTTAGATGTTGATGTTGTTGAAGAGTTTGAAAATCTATGTTCTTTAAATGGGCGTAAAATAATTAGGGATGCAATTTTTGAACATGACTTAAATCGTGTAGTGGTAGCTGCATGTTCTCCAATTAGTCATGAAAAAACCTTTCAAGATTATGTTCAACCTTTAAATCCTTATTTGATGGATATGGCTAATATTCGTGAACAATGCTCTTGGATTCATGAAGACAGTGAAAAGGCAACTAATAAATCTATAAATCTTATTAACGCTTCAATCGAAAAGGTTAAGCAAGCTGAAGCTATAGATTCCATTCATTGTCAAACTCCTGATGCAGTTGCAGTTATTGGAGGTGGAATTGCAGGTATGAATGCAGCTCTTTCTCTTGCTAAACAGGGAATTAAAGTTACTATCATCGAACAATCACCATCTATTGGAGGGAATATGGCTAAGATTGGTAAAGTATTTTCTCCTGTAAAAATAGCTGAAGAATGTGGTATGTGTCTGTTAAATCCGGTGGTAAATGAAATCGTTTGGAATGACAATATTGAAATTATTACAAATGCTAAGGTGGTTGATGCTCTAAGGAGAGCTGGAAATTATAATTTGATTATAGAACAGTCACCAAGATATGTTGATAGTGAAAGATGTATTACATGTGGTAAATGTGCTAAAGCTTGTGAAGTTGAAGTTCCTGATAACTGGAATGATGGTTTATCTATGAGAAAAGCTATTTACAGACCTTTTGGACAATCATATCCTCAATCATATGTTATTGATTCTAATAGTTGTATAAAATGTGGAAAATGCATAAAAGAATGTTCTATGAAAGCTATTAATTTACGAGATAAATCTGAGAAGATTCCTTTAAATGTTGGTTCTGTAATTATAGCTACAGGTCATCAGCTATTTAATTTAGATAATAGGCCTGAATATTCTTATCAAAGATATGATGACATTATCACTCAAAGCGAACTTGGCCGTATTACAGGAGTAAATGGCCCTACAAAGGGGAAATTAGTAAAATCTAATGGTGAAGTTCCAAAACGTGTTGTAATGATTCAATGTGTTGGTTCAAGAGATGAAAAACCAGGTGGACATAGATATTGTTCGAAAGTTTGTTGTACTGTTGCATTAAAAAATGCCAATATTATAAAACATAAACATCCAGAAACAGATGTTCTTATCTGTTATACTGATATGAGAACACCAGGTATGTTTGAAAAATATTATAAACATACTCAAGAAAATGAGGTAAGGTTTGTAAGAGGTAGACCTGGGGAAGTAGTTAAAAAGGGAGATAATTTCATTGTAAGGGTGGAAGATACTCTTAAAAATGAATATTTAGAAATTGAAGCAGATATGGTTGTTCTATCTACTGCTATGGAAGCTTCTGAAGGTACAAAAGAGATTGCAGATATTTTAGATATTAGCAAAACTGAAGATTTATTTATTAAAGAGGCTCATCCTAAAATAAAACCAGTTGCTACTGATGTTAAAGGTGTTTTTGTTTGTGGCACTGCTCAAAGTCCAAAGGATATAACTGATTCCATTATGCAAGCTAATGCAGCTGCTGCTAAAGTATCTGAATACATTCATACAGGTATTGAAATAGAACCATTTATTGGTGTAATCGATGATGAAAAATGTGTTTTATGTGGAAATTGTATTCATACATGTAAATTTAAAGCAATGTCTATAGAGGATGAGTCTATTTATATAGATCCAATGTCTTGTTCTGGATGTGGGAAGTGTATGTATGCCTGTGACAATCATGCTATTACCATAAATGGAAATATTGATGAAAAGATATTTGCAACGATTGAAGGAGCTTTAAAAAATAAAAAATATGATGAGAGAAGGATTTTAGTATTCTTGGATCAAATAGGCTATACTGCTGCAGATAATATTGGTGTAAATAGACTTTCTTATCCAGATTCTATCTATATTATTAAAGTTCATTCTGTAAATCGTGTAAGGCCGAGACATATCTTATTTGCCCTTGAAAATGGTGCAGATGGTATCTTTATTGGAGAATATCCTGGAGATTTAATGTATGATGAGGTTGAAAGGAAAATTGATAATTTAAAAGATAGAATTTCTAATGATGGTGGTAATCCTGATAGAATAGCCTTTTCTAAAGTTTATATTCCTTATTTCACTGGTCTTGCTAAGAAACTCAATGATTTCGATAATAAAATAAAATCTTTAAATGATATGGAAATCATTTAA